Genomic segment of Arachis hypogaea cultivar Tifrunner chromosome 11, arahy.Tifrunner.gnm2.J5K5, whole genome shotgun sequence:
ATCAACTTAAGTGTGTCACGGGATACAGGCACAGCCAAGGGAATCAGATTTTGTTTTACAAAATCTTCCAAAAATTCATCTGCAAGTGAAAACCAAAAGCATAAATTGTTAAAGGATTCCCATAATTatgtaacaaaattaaaaacatataaaGACATTAAGAATGTTGAACCAACATAACACCccatgagaaaagaaaagaataaaatattaagtaTAATTCAAGAAATACAGACAAGCTGAACAATAGAGTAATTGATTAGCAATCACTAATCAAAACTAAAGCTGATATTTCATTTAtacacaaaaaaaagaaaaaaaaaatactagaacTGTAGTATTTGTGGCCTCAAAGCTACATTAGTTCCTATCCTGAAACAAAAAAGACCTTTTAGAAGAACTTGCTATGTGTTAATAATCACTTAGTCTCAGATTTTGTCTCCAGTCAAGTTCTATAGCTAATTTTGTCATTAGCTTATTTAATTCAATAGTTAACTGGGTCTAAGCCATAGAATCATCCTAAAGAAACCGAGAGTTGAACTACGTAGGGGAACTGTAAAAATTGCCCTATCCGATAACAACTGCAAGGATGAAGAGACAGGGCTACAAGTTCCACAATTACAATCTAGCCAAATGCACCAAACATTTAAATAGAGCTCAGTTCTATAACCTGCCTCGCTATCTTCtaattcccaaaaaaaaaaaaatggatggTGAATAATGATACACTAACCTTCAAAGGGGCCATAGAATGTGCTCCGCTCATTGTATTTTAGATTAAGGGAAACCAATGCAGGAACCTTATCAAAGTCATACAACACCATGAGATCCTCTGAAAAATCTTTTGCCACAGAGAACCATGCATTTTTCTTATACTTTATGCCTAACTTCTCCATCATTGAGCTGTCCAACCCAAAACCTATAAATATGGGGAAAAATTCGCCAGCTTCTTCAACAAATGATTTGACAGCAGAATCTGAATCAAGAACAGCAACATCAGAAGCAGCAAATTTCTTCAGATAACGAACAAGTAATTCGGCTTTCCTTGGTCCACGGTACTCTACAGGGACGCCATGATTAAACAGCATAATGGTTGGATATGCACTGTAcagcaaaatagaagtttcatctaaGCTCATTCACAGTAATCACTTATATCAGAATGAAAAAACAAGGTACAGTGGCACAGAAACATACTCAACATCATATTTTTTCGCAAGGCCAGTATGCTTGTCCGCATCTACCTTCGCTATGACTATGGGATCCTTTAAGGTTGCAAGTACAGGTGCGGCAGCATCTAACTGCAAGGCAGATAATCACAAATTCTAAGGTCTTCAGGAACCAAAAGTTAAAGAATCACAGTGAGTACAGTTATTACAAGTACAATTCTATTCTATCCCAATACTCTTTGATAAATTTTGAGTGTAgataatatgaatttaattttgatgcattgtaattttgtaaagtagttttacacgtcCGTCCAACTACATAATGTCACCTAAgcaaaaataaatactttttacattgacaatggtgaatggtcatccaaaaaATAGATGTATTTAGACGACTGTGTTTACCCTTTGTGTATCAAATTAAACTCTAGATAATACTGAAGTTTAAAAAGTTAAAACCACTACAATGATAAGATAGTTTAtacgaatttaattttgatgcacttctAGTGTTTATCCTTGCATCCAATCACAGAATGTCATGTCAACAAAAATAACTACTTTGAATAGTAGTTCCAAAGAACTTATGTGATCGAATGACTGTCTAAATCAATTTAcattctaaaaattaaactcaatttacattttacaattattattataCAAAAGTGTTCATGCTCACTACAAGCTACTTTCCATATGAGTAACCCTTCATTAACTTGCATACAGCAACTTGAAAGATGcaccaatcaaataaacaataaagTAATAAAACTAAATCTGAGATAGATTTCTTTCTAAGGGGAATACAAATAAAAATCGAAACCTGAAATTAAGAAAGAGGGGAAAAGGGGGTACCTCAGGTGAAAGGCGCTTGCAGTGACCGCACCAGGGAGCGTAGAAATCAACCAAGATGTGATCGAAGGAAGAGATGGCGGAATCGAAGTTGGATTCATCAAGAACCAGCACAGTCCCGTCCACCGCGAACTTCTCCCCTTTGCAAAACTGGATCCATAGCAGAACGGTGAAAGTAACCACAAGAATCCTCTTCATCTTCGTCGTCATCATCGCTCTGTGTTGGATTCCAACACCAAAGTGTATAATAGTTGTGACTTGTGACTTTTCCTCCTCGGAACTACTTAACCTTGATTCAGTTGattcctcctcctctctctctctctctctctctctctctctctctctctctctctctctctctctctctctctctctctctctctcgggtTCCCGTGTTTTTGAACTTAAACAAAActtcataaatttatttaaaaccaTTAATGCATGTATATCTTAGTTACCAAcacaaatattataaaaaaaaaaaaattaaactacttTTGTTTATATAACATTACTCAtgtaaatatgaaaaataaaaaattatactgtaTTATTGACAAGTTCTAATCATGTTAAAGTCAATATGCCAATCCCAAATATGAAGGGTAAaacttcttttatatatatatatatatatatatatatattgttcataCCTTGACCCAGTAATAATGGCCTAGGATCCAAGCAAAGAAgtccaacccaaagggttggccttcacccagtaccagccttcatcccaagaagtcggtactaaacacgacctgctccaaagaagtcggatacgagggttagctggcagataacactcattcaaatgagtaactgcccctagaaactctctaaccacttcatagagccatatcttaatctccctaagatatgggagcggttatccacctaaaaaggtggcactacttcagcggtggttattggctcaccactataaatacactgacaccattcaggtatctcgaagttccaatactctctaaacctgctcacactcttgctaacttaggcatcggagtgtccttgcaggtaccaccccccattctttcacacgtACACGTCGGACGGAGGAACGCCGAGTAGCAGATCTACTCGAAAGCCACCTCCTTCATacatttgggccaaccaacgccatccagcccattaatctccggttacccaccgtaacattggcgccgttgccggggacccgagagatcaaccagtgatggcgaatagatcccctgaagagggtcatgtggagacagattctgaacaagagaatctgaacACTGGAAATAATGAGGCCGACCAGACCCTTCAccaggaagccaatgatcaacacagggaaggcacctccggaatCAAAAACCCGAAGGTAAATTCTTCAGaggggcgcgaatcagaaaaagaaggaccatCCCACGCAACCGAgctcatgggattagtccacagtcgcctcgagcagctagaacaggaacgggagcgacaaaaggaaactgaaaagaacctaaaagaggagatggagcgacgaaaagagttagaaagaaaactcttaaagttagaatcctccctcaaaggccAAAACTCCCACGACGGTAGAGAAGATTCGCCCTTGGGGGGGAAGATCCttttagtgaggacataatgagggcaaaagttccgagaaactttagaagccccgatatggacctctatgacggaaccactgatccaaagcatcatctgagcaactttaaaagtcggatgtatctggctgacgctTCCGATGCCACGCGATGCAAAGTTTTTCCGACAACTttgtcaaaagcagcgatgaagtggttcgacagcctccctccgaggtcgattaccagttttgaagacctctcaaggaaattcttgatgaggttctctatccagaaagacaaagtaaaacatgcaccgagtctcctgggaataaaacaggaggtcggggagtccttacgagcctatatggaaaggttcaacaaagcatgtttggagattcaagacctgcccactgacaaaccccaatttgacggtttgtcttgcattgaatttagagtattttgataaccttttgtcacatttagcctaggaattagcatgattttgttatctctcccatatttgtgcttaagtgtaaaaacatgctttttaagccttattttgatgaattctagttcttctttgattccataagatgccttgatgtgtttgctagtaattccaggattgaaataggctaggcatggatcaaaggaagcaaggaaggaagcatacaagcggagagaagcataaaaagtcaaagaagcaaagtcagccatgcacgcgcacgcgcacaaggcgctcgcgcgcacatcgcggaattagccagggacgcgcacgcgtaccgtgcgcgcacgcgtcgatgagggcacatgacctcactaatgcaacacgtgcctggcgatttgagagggtttctgaacccatttttggcgccaaattgctaaggggaaggaatcatcatcatcactttTGGACTAATCACTTtagttttagagttttagagagagaagctctctcttctctctagaattaggattaggaattagggttagattaggatctcatagttctaggtttaattcaagtctccctctacttctaccttcaattgatgattgctacactttggttcttttctctatccctattctcttgttgtaatttctcttattttgtttctaggttttgtaatcatgatattcttgttctctttattttctttcaataatgcaatttgaggtaattcatgataattgtgatttccttgattgttgttgttaattctttacattcaattgtagttagaattcattcttgttgtgattgactatacttttcttttgtgccttccaagtgtttgattaaatgcttggaagaattttagactagaattttatgttcttggcttgagaaggtaacttaggatttcttgagtcactagtgtccaattgattgatagttaatagccattaactctagccttcattaatccaattagtggaaagctaggacttatggactaggattgatataactcaattgactttcctttgttaatcgatttaaggatgactaagtgggattaatccttgcaactaccatacttgtggctagtgataatgatgaagacccttgacaaccaaaccttgccaagaccattttgtgaataaagttttcctaccatttactattcacattcctcatccaaaaccccaaaataaacaagtccataaccaataacaagaacactaccctgcaagtcctttgagagacaacccgaggtttaaatacttcggtttatagattttaggggtttgtacttgtgacaaacaaatttttgcatgaaaggattattgttggtttagagactatacttcaacgagattttatttgtgaaattctaaaccgtcaaaaatccattcgtcacccaccgaagcagtcatcatggggctagtcaatgggcttagagaaggtcccttctcacagtccatatccaaAAGACACCCCACCTCCTTAAGTGATGTACAGCAGAGagttgaaaagtacatcaacatggaggaaaatgctaagCTAAGAGACCTGAGTGGGCGACCTGGTcaccctccctcaacaaaagaaagggagagggaagccaagaagaaggaagaacccggcctcgataggccaagaaaatatcactcttatactcctctaaaagttCCTGTAGTGGATGTGTATAGAGAAATTTGCAACACTGAAAGGCTGCCTCCCcccaggcccattaaaaataaaagaggagggagccgcggtgattactgtgagtaccataagatatatgggcactccacaaacgactgttacgaccttaaaaatgtgatagaaaagctggccagagaaggtcggcttgacagatatctcatagaaaggtcggacattcATGGAAAAAggaagcgagatgatatggatagaagagacccaccaccacaaactccggagagacatatccatatgatctcaggagggtttgcgggagggggactcacaaaaTCTTCTCGAaaaagacatctcaagagagTTTACCAGGTCGGAGAGCagtcatccgacctccctaccatttcattcacaaaggaggatgggcaaggaataatcccggggcacgatgacccagtggtaatcaccatgatcctggcaaatgcccatctccacagaacactagtagaccaagggagttcagcggacatcctctttaagcccgcttttgacaaactgggattagatgagaaagagttaagagcctaccccgacaccttgtacggattaGGCGACACACCcataaagccactaggatttttgcccctccacaccacctttggaaagggggaaaaatcaaagactctgagtatagacttcatagtcatcgacgtggggtcAGCCTATAATGCTTTAATTGGCAGAGCTatccttaatcgactcggagcggtggtatcgacgccccacctctgcatgaaattcccgacctcagcggggatagcaacggtgagaggagatcagaagttggcaagaaaatgctacaatgaaagcctaaacctgagaggaaagaacaaagaaatccacacaatagagctcggtggagcaaggattaaagaagagctgcgaccacagcctgggggaaaaaccgaggagattcaGGTCGGCGAAGAGAAAGGAAAAACCACCCACATAGGAGCCAACTtaggggaaaccctaagacaagggttgactaagctcctaagagataattccgatcttttcgcctggaaggcctccgacatgcctgggatagatcccgagctcatgtcccacaaactCTCGGTCTACTCGGGGTCCCGACCTgtgcaagctcggcccagagcgagccctagtagtggaagagcaagtacaggcgctcctggaagctggcttcatcagagaagtaaaatacccaacatggctagccaatgtagtgctagtcaaaaaacaaaatggcaaatggaggatgtgcgtcgactataccgacttaaataaggcatgtcccaaggacccttatccactaccaagcattgatgccctagtagactctagctcggggtatcaatacttgtcgttcatggacgcctactcggggcacaaccaaatcccaatgtacgagccagaccaagagaagacatcattcatcacacccagagccaacttttgctacgtggtcatgccattcggattaaagaatgcaggagccacctaccagaggttgatgaataaggtgtttgcctctcacctagggagcttaatggaagtatacgtcgacgatatgctggtaaagaccaagaaagaagtcgacctcttgcctgacctttcacaagtctttgacaccataaggtcgcacgggatgagactaaatcctgcaaagtgcgccttcgcggtggaggcaggaaaatttctggGATTCATGCTAAcgcaaagagggatcgaagccaatcccgataagtgtagagctatcctggaAATGAGAAGTCCGACTTGTTTAAGAGAAGTCCAACAACTTAACGGCCGACTTGCAGCTCTCTCCaggtttttggcaggatcagcactaagatcccttccactgttctccctcTTGAGAAAGGGACGCCAATTTGAATGGACtcccgaatgcgaggaggcgttccaggagttcaaaaagtttttgagccaacctcctattctgaCCCGACCTGTAGCCGGAAAAGATctcgtcctatacctatccgtGGCAGACAAGGCTGTCTCAGCAGCCTTGATAAAAGAAGATGAGGACGGTCAACACCCAatctatttcatcagtaaagttctacagggccctgagctaaggtaccacaaactagagaagtttgcctactccttagtgtgtagcctcacgaaggctacggccttactttcaagctcacacagtaagagtccgcacgaaccagcccatgaagcaaatcctccaaaagacggatgttgcaggaagaatggttcaatgggcaatagagctctctgagttcgacttgaagtatgaagctcggacgacgattaaagcccagtgcctcgccgactttATTGCAGAATACGCAGAAGATCAAGAGGataaaccaactacatgggaactctatgtagatggatcctccaacaaaacaggaagtggtgcaggcataatattggtagatgaaaggggaacccagatagaggtttccctcaagtttgaattcccagcttcaaataatcaggcagagtatgaagccttgatcacaggattgaagctggcagaagaagtcggtgctatgaaggtgatgatatacagcgactcccaagtggtgacctcccaaataagtggagaatatcaggcaaaggacccaaacatgaagaggtacttggaaaaaactttggagcacctggggcgctttgcagaaaccgaggtgaaacacataactcgggatctaaacagcagagcagacgccctatccaagttagcaagtaccaagccaggaggaaataacagaagcctgattcaagaaactctccaggaaccttcagtggtaaaaatggaagacaaacaagaagtctttgaagtggtcggattaaacctcggatggatgaaccccttagtcgaatacctgaaattcgacatcctccccaaggaggaaaaggaggccaagaaaatccgaagggaagcacaacactataccttggtgaaaaatattctctatagaagggggatatcaacaccattgttaaaatgtgtaccgacctcaagaaccaccgagGTATTAAAGGAAGTACATAGTGGAATCTGCGGGAACCACCTCGGAGCCAGGTCATTAGCCAGAAAGGTGATCCGAGCtagattctactggccaaccttgcagaaagatgccacaggcTTTGTGAAAAAGTACCAACCAtgtcaaatgcatgcaaatttccacgtggccccccagaggagctcattagtatcacttctccatggccctttgcaaaatggggaatggatttgttaggtccttttccccaggcgccaggacaagtcaagtacctaatagtgggaatagattatttcacaaagtggatagaagcagaaccactggccaccatcaccgcacaaagaagtcggaggttcctctacaaaaatatcatcacaaggtatgggataccttattccattaccacagataacggaacccagttcaccgactccacctttagaagcctagtagccagtatgaacatcaaacaccagttcacctcagtggaacacccacaagccaatgggcaatccgaggcagccaacaaagtcatactggcagggctgaagaaaagattacaagatgcaaaaggagcttgggctgaagagctcccacaagtactatgggcttacagaacaaccccccaatccgccactggagaaacacccttccgactagtttatggcgtagaggccatgatcccaatagaggtcaatgagcaaagcccaagagtgattttccacgacgagatcgagaatatacaggggcacaaagaaga
This window contains:
- the LOC112720268 gene encoding protein disulfide-isomerase 5-2, which codes for MVLNKFMKFCLSSKTREPEREREREREREREREREREREREREEEESTESRLSSSEEEKSQVTTIIHFGVGIQHRAMMTTKMKRILVVTFTVLLWIQFCKGEKFAVDGTVLVLDESNFDSAISSFDHILVDFYAPWCGHCKRLSPELDAAAPVLATLKDPIVIAKVDADKHTGLAKKYDVDAYPTIMLFNHGVPVEYRGPRKAELLVRYLKKFAASDVAVLDSDSAVKSFVEEAGEFFPIFIGFGLDSSMMEKLGIKYKKNAWFSVAKDFSEDLMVLYDFDKVPALVSLNLKYNERSTFYGPFEDEFLEDFVKQNLIPLAVPVSRDTLKLIQADGRKTVLAIVDDEDEERSKELVKLLKAAASANRDLIFGYVGVRQMEEFAEKFDIGTKLPKLVVWDNSDEYLSVVGFESIEEEDQATQISKFVEGYREGKTIKKEMSGPSFMRYLHRSFDVRLVYILVGIVAVMMILQTFFVKGGDEYQRVSNQVQAATQARSSVSEVENNEYKAGDKED